From the Cucumis sativus cultivar 9930 chromosome 5, Cucumber_9930_V3, whole genome shotgun sequence genome, the window CCTTCTTGCCAAGTCTTTGTCATTGCAGAGATCATTTCTTTGTTGTCATGGGGTGGATGATCTAACATGTATGTCCAATTCTTGACAATATACGCATTGTGAGGAAGTCTTATTTGTAAGGTTTACCTTCCTTTTTATACCATTCCTTTCCCTTATATCTGATATGCAGAGGGCTCTGTTTTGTGTTGgtagattaatttaattgttctGATCTATTATGAATTACACGTCTCTTTCCGAGTCTTCTGGATCTCTCTGCTTTTAACAATTAATGGATGTTGCCTTGAAAAAGCACTTGAGGAGAGGATTAGGTGGACCTTGAACATTGAAAAGAGCTACAAATGGTGGTcctgaagatttttttttcactgtatatgataaaaatatcagagaaccttttcttttcctattccttcttttttaataactcGTTTGGAGGGTAGGAGGGGCTTCCAAAATTTCTATTTGTCAACAAAGAGACCAGTCTTAATCTTCTATTTGTTGTTTGAACTTCATAAACTCTCTGAAACTGTGCTGTATGTCTTGTTTCGGGAGGTGTGTAGCCATCACAGTCGGCATAAAACCAAGTTgttgaaaaagtgaaaagcACTTGGAAAAAAAAGTCGAACCAAGTTGATTGTGCTGCCCCCAACTTTCTTGTTGACCCACCAAACCAAAACTATATTCATTATTCATTGTGAACTATGTTTCCTTACCCCACCCTTCCAACATCCTAATGTCAATTCCACTGCTTCTCAGGCTACACGAAAGAACATCATATTCCAAATCAAgattattaattctttaaatCTCTTCTCTtggcattttctttttggttttgtttcgGGAGAAATTATACCAGACGACTAGGTAGAGCGTGACCAAATAATGAATTAATGGTTGAAGGTGTGCTAGTAGTCTAGTTGTGTTGGTTTGTTATATGTGTAAATTGTGCAAACTAAATGGATCCATTATAACAATGAGACCATGTTGGGAACCGATTTTTGAAGTACTAAAGATTCATCTgtctctgtttttcttttgggaaCAAATCCACAATCAAGATGAGCAGTTGACTAGCAAGAACGAGGTTTCAATTCAAGGAGGAAGAGGTTTTGGTTGGCGAATGTTgataggtttgtttgaaatgactttTTAAACGTTAACAAGGGTTCAAAAGAACCAAAAGATCCTAATACTAATATCTTCGATGGGCTCTGTGGAAGAAGCTTTGTctaaaaagaacaacaaaacaaatctaCAATAAAGGgctacaaaacaaaaccccTCTTTCTATATGACAACACACAGAAACTTATCAAAGATTTTGTAAGAAAGGTTTTGAGTAAGTGATAAATGTCCTACAACTACAACACtttcattagatttttttctcttaacaACGTGGAGGGATAGTGTTGAACTTCATACCTCGAGTTGATATTACAAGGGTTTGAACAAAACCTCTCTAATCACAAGAAAATTTATAGTACCATATACTCCTTTTGTTCACACTATAGAAATGTCTCCATAAATATTAATGGATTCAACATTAACGTCAGTAGGTCTActctatttttaaaagcatGCTAGCAAATAGAATATTAACGGGACATACAAGTGCTCTCGTAGTAACCATAAACCTAATTGATCATCATCTCCTAGGCCCACACCATTACCAATTGGGTATGTTATGTTGTTGATTATTGACTTTGGAAGCCGCAACGGTATCAATGAATGACAAATAATTTTCGTGAGTGTATATTcatttgaagttaaattataaatacgGTCTTTTAAGTTTGGAGGTATTTATTGATTCAGTCTCAACGctttcaaaattacaatattactttttcGATTTCGTAAAGAcctatttttttatctctccATATAAAGGTACGGAATtgtaagaaatagaaaataatctAACAGCTTGAGATCaatgcataaataaaacacaatcGTACCCGTTATCCaccaaagaaataaaaattatctaaAACACACCTCAAGAAAAGATATCTGAAGGAGAATAATCTTACATGAATATTCGTGTCaattataaaagaatacaCCAAACGGAATAACCCgacaaatcaatcaaaaaacACAAGATAGTACCATAGATTCCAAAGTTATGTTGGTTCAAATATATGTGATTTTCATGTACTAACTTTATTAAAGTCAAATGGCATAATGAAAAGTTTGCAGTTATTTTCTTTACCTGACTCAATAGGTTAAGTCATAGgctttttgaaaattgggCCAAACAATCCAAAAAAGCTTGTTGGGTTTAGACctattcttctaatttttccTCATCGGCCCAACCTGATGACCAAAGACGAAATGGATCTAATCAAACAAGCCCGTTCGTTAAGTCATAAACATTACTTTACTTATaactttcttttgttgttcaCTTTCGGCATATATTATGAACATCatacaagttttgaaaattaataaataatttttactaaGAATTCATGAGTTCAAAgattaaattacattattcTTTTGGTTTATCTCATTGAAACTTTGTATGTAAAATGGAGAAATCATATCCCTAATCTAAAActtgattatttaaattcaaatgtatTTTAGATGTTCTGATTTAAgtctaactttttttaaaaaaaagaaaataaaagttaataagGGACCTTTGGATTAAATGCCATGAAATATGTAGGCATTAGGTTTGAACCAACATGGAGTAGCCATTTAattatgtacttttttttatataaaaaaaaaagtgatttaattttgtaatttagtagataggtttaaactttcatttaaataattgaaatttgattatttaaaaataaataaaattatgaagaTCTCAACCTTAGACATAAACtgactttttaattatataaagaaataaaaggaattgatattaaaaaaaatgaaaatgtttgtttttataaattttataaagataTTCGCATTTGATTTCAtcgatattttttaatgaaattgagaCTTCGATATTAGGGAAAGGAAATAATGCTCATGCAGTGCACGTACCGATTGGCATCACCGTCGATTGATGATCGGACGGCGGTGGTTTGTGACTGTATGTTTTGTgatttccttctcttcttcccttAGCTGCGAATTAGAATTGTTCTAAtttcttccttatttttcGATTTCAAACTGAATTTCGCTGATAATTTCCCATTTCCGATTTCCATCGTTTCTCCTTTCTCAATCTCAATGGCATCTTCAAATCCCATTCATCTTTTAATCTTCTTCTCAATTCACTACTCCATTTCATTCCCTTCTTCCTCTATGGATTCCACCTTCCTTACCCCTCCATTCCTTCACTCTTGATCTCTATCCCTCTCCACGATCTTATTTCAGGTCGGTAATTCTTCTCTCTTCCTgatttcatcttcatttccTATTCTTTCTTATTGTATCCCTTTTCGGGATTCTGGgttgttcttgttttcttcattctcCAATATTTTGGGGGCTTTCAGGTGGAgttacaaacttttttttgtttactccGTCACAGGTTGAATCGGTGGGGTGGGCCTGATGTTTGCttataatatgaatttttatatGCGACCAATTCTGTCTCTATTCGTTTCAAAGTCTGCGTAGATTCATTTGCCCCTCTTTTTAATACTTCCATAGGtgggttgttttgttttcgaattttaaatctttttattattgttattattattattattttatgtagacgattgattatatattattgtgttTGTCTTCGTGTGGGAGAAGGTTGGGATTTTAGAGAGGTTAAAATCCCTGAAGATGGTTTCTGGGAGTAATACGGATATGCTATCAATACCTAATGAAGGTCATCAAGTTCCTGCtggaaattttgaagataaTTTACGGACTGAGCTTGAACTACTTCTGAGAGAGAATTCTAATCACTCAGTAGCAGGACGAGGTGGAGATCTGAATATTTATAGGAGTGGCAGTGCTCCTCCAACAGTTGAGGGATCCATAAATGCTGTTGGGAGTCTATTTACGAGTTCTTATTATAATGAGTTCAACACTAAGAGTGGTAGTAATGATGGGGTTTTGTCTGAGGATGAAATTCGTTCACACCCAGATTATCTTTCTTACTATTACTCCAATGATCACATCAATCCTAGACTCCCTCCACCATTAGTATCGAAAGAGGACTGGCGTGTTGCGCAACGGTTTCAGGGCATTGGATCTTCATTGGGACGGCAAGGGGATTGGAACTGGAAGAAGTTAGTTGATGGTAATACTAGTTCGTCATTGTTCTCTATGCAGCCTGGAAGTTCTGTACAGCGGACAGATAAAAATAACGGTAATGTAATGGAGTTTGGAGATGCTAATGGAAAGAACCTCCCTAGAAAGACTCTATCTGAGTGGCACGACAGAGGGAGAGAAGGTTTCGTTGGATCAGGCGGTAACGGACTCGGTGCAAGAAGGAAGAGTTTTGCTGATATTGTTCAGGTAGATTTAACTATTCAACATTGTATCTATTCTAGCATGGTCTCTTTGATCATCGTCATATATTTCCCCCAAATTTTAAGTGCGCCTGCTTGTGGTTTTCCTAATTGCACAATAGTTCCATGTGCTATTGAATGTAATAGgaagttcaaattttcattttatttttgctgGTTGTGAGAACAAACTATGTTTTGAACGGTTGTCAAGTCAAAATGACATGaaatttattctttagtttctttcttctaagTTGATGAGatccaataattttttttattatgctattttggttcattatcTCAAAGGCACCTTGGTTTGGCCggtgatttttcaaaattataccgtcttctcattttttaaaaatatggtcTCTACTTCATTCTTGTTCAGTACTGAcattctatttcttttgatGATACTGGTCTATTCCGTGTTTGTAGTCAGTGGTTCTTTTAGCTTTTCCTCTTTCAGCTTATGTTTGATTTGGTTGTATAGGTGGATACATGTCATCCCAACCGTCGGTTTGATAATATATCAACTTTCTCCTTGTTTAGTAGGCaaatatttcttcatttaagGCACTAAATATTAATGGATTATATTCTGCAGGAAGGACTTGGTGAATCTGCTTCCATGTCTGGCCAATTGTCACGCCCTGCAAGTCATAATTCTTTTGGTGATGTTGACAATATGGGAATGAATGATATAAAGCCACCCGGATTATGTAATGGAGTGGGTCCTATTGAGGATATGCATACCCCAGGCCCCCCTGGCTTTGTTGGAGTGCAGAGTCATAATAAAGCAGCGTCTCATTCCTTTCTGAATCCAAATTGTTCAACTCTGTCAAGAAGCACAACTCCTGAACCACAGCTAGTTGGAAGGTCTTTAAGTTTCGGTTTACCTCCTGTCGGTAGTAGAGTTTTTGCCGTGGAGAAGAAGAACATAACTTCATCCAAGGTTCAAAATGGTTATTCTGCTGGGTTTACTGAACTGCCCGACATATCTGGTTTACACCTGTCATCAATTAGACATGAAGATGGAGTCAATGGGGCGCAATCTCGACTTCAACTGGATCTTGGTGAACAGTCAGATTTCCTGATCAACATGCCCAATGGTATTCTCCCACGTACTCTGCCTGACCTTAGTGACAAAAAACTCTCGAAACCAAGTGATAATATAGACCTAACAAGGAAAAGTGGGATTGTAATGAACCCCAGAGCGTCTACAATGAGTTCTCATGATCATGTTAACTTTCCCAAAAgaacttcttcttctaccaATCTATACTCTAAACCAAATTCATCAGGCTTTGTAAGCAAGGACGGGCCTACCAGACACCTTCAAAATGCAAACCTTCAGAGTGTGGATTTGGCTGGATATCCTTCTGGTGACTTTTCAATGAATATGAATCACAGTTCTGCTATGAATAGCTATGGAACTTCTGATCACATCAAACTGCCATCTGGAACCTCTGATCGTCCAAACCATGCCGGATCTAGTTTGCAACCCCATAATTACTATGGCATTTCTCAAGGAGACTTGCAAGGCCTCCGAAGTGCCTATCTAGAAGCCTTGCTTGCCCAACAAAAGCAGCACTATGAGC encodes:
- the LOC101203319 gene encoding pumilio homolog 4, with translation MVSGSNTDMLSIPNEGHQVPAGNFEDNLRTELELLLRENSNHSVAGRGGDLNIYRSGSAPPTVEGSINAVGSLFTSSYYNEFNTKSGSNDGVLSEDEIRSHPDYLSYYYSNDHINPRLPPPLVSKEDWRVAQRFQGIGSSLGRQGDWNWKKLVDGNTSSSLFSMQPGSSVQRTDKNNGNVMEFGDANGKNLPRKTLSEWHDRGREGFVGSGGNGLGARRKSFADIVQEGLGESASMSGQLSRPASHNSFGDVDNMGMNDIKPPGLCNGVGPIEDMHTPGPPGFVGVQSHNKAASHSFLNPNCSTLSRSTTPEPQLVGRSLSFGLPPVGSRVFAVEKKNITSSKVQNGYSAGFTELPDISGLHLSSIRHEDGVNGAQSRLQLDLGEQSDFLINMPNGILPRTLPDLSDKKLSKPSDNIDLTRKSGIVMNPRASTMSSHDHVNFPKRTSSSTNLYSKPNSSGFVSKDGPTRHLQNANLQSVDLAGYPSGDFSMNMNHSSAMNSYGTSDHIKLPSGTSDRPNHAGSSLQPHNYYGISQGDLQGLRSAYLEALLAQQKQHYELSLSGNSSVYNHRLYTNTPYGSGIPYLADQALDSGLSSVGHGGTMLQNERILRFNSMMRTSIGAHGSWQPEIGNTADRSFPSTLLDEFKSNKTRSFELSDIVDHVIEFSMDQYGSRFIQQKLETANVEEKTKIFPEIIPHARTLMTDVFGNYVIQKFFEHGTASQRKELAEQLSGHVLPLSLQMYGCRVIQKALEVVDSEQQTQMVAELDGSIMKCVRDQNGNHVIQKCIECIPQERIQFIISAFYGQVLALSTHPYGCRVIQRVLEHCDDSNTQQIIMDEIMQSVCLLAQDQYGNYVIQHVLEFGKPHERSVIISKLAGQIVKMSQQKFASNVVEKCLTFGSPEERQLLVNEILGSTDENEPLQAMMKDPFGNYVVQKVLESCDDHSLELILSRIRVHLNSLKRYTYGKHIVSRVEKLITTGERRIGQSSTSSSFPS